One window from the genome of Castellaniella sp. MT123 encodes:
- a CDS encoding TOBE domain-containing protein → MSDASLPSAPDHTGIELTTTLSLSSGEQRWGSERRMALLAAIDTEGSISAAARKVGLSYKAAWDAVDMMNSLAGGLLVERITGGKRGGGALLTTRARELVAWYQAVQAEHRRFMDVLSRFGPDGARNLDLLHSMALQTSARNRFEGIIRRIESGRVNDRLHLQLDEQVTLTATLTHASTERLALAPGRRALAFIKAQAIHIRPIGAADHPDGTENSSAGELPADMACWSGRVSHRTDGDGLGEISLDITPHIRITGLTAARDFADPGLDMGSTAQACFQSRDVLIGTLD, encoded by the coding sequence ATGTCAGACGCCTCGCTCCCCTCCGCGCCCGATCACACCGGCATCGAACTCACGACCACACTCAGCCTGAGCAGCGGCGAGCAACGCTGGGGCTCGGAACGGCGCATGGCCCTGCTGGCGGCAATCGACACCGAAGGCTCGATCAGCGCGGCGGCGCGCAAGGTCGGCCTCAGCTACAAGGCGGCCTGGGATGCCGTGGACATGATGAACAGTCTGGCCGGCGGCCTGCTCGTCGAGCGCATCACCGGCGGCAAACGCGGCGGCGGCGCGTTATTGACGACGCGGGCCCGCGAACTGGTCGCCTGGTATCAGGCCGTGCAGGCTGAACACCGACGATTCATGGATGTCCTGTCACGCTTCGGCCCGGATGGCGCGCGCAACCTGGACCTGCTGCACAGCATGGCCCTGCAGACCTCGGCACGCAACCGCTTCGAAGGCATCATCCGCCGGATCGAATCCGGCCGGGTCAACGACCGCCTGCACCTTCAGCTGGATGAGCAGGTCACCCTGACGGCGACGCTGACGCACGCCAGCACCGAGCGCCTGGCTCTGGCGCCGGGGCGTCGGGCTCTGGCTTTCATCAAGGCGCAGGCCATCCACATCCGGCCCATCGGGGCGGCCGACCATCCAGACGGCACGGAAAATTCATCGGCCGGGGAATTGCCGGCTGACATGGCCTGCTGGAGCGGGCGCGTCAGCCATCGGACCGATGGAGATGGCCTGGGGGAAATCAGCCTGGACATCACGCCGCACATCCGGATCACCGGCCTGACGGCGGCCCGGGACTTCGCCGACCCCGGGCTGGATATGGGCTCGACGGCCCAGGCCTGCTTTCAGAGCCGGGATGTCCTGATCGGCACACTGGACTGA
- the fba gene encoding class II fructose-bisphosphate aldolase (catalyzes the reversible aldol condensation of dihydroxyacetonephosphate and glyceraldehyde 3-phosphate in the Calvin cycle, glycolysis, and/or gluconeogenesis) has protein sequence MALVSMRQLLDHAAEHGYGIPAFNVNNLEQVQAIMEAAAQTDSPVIMQASAGARKYAGEGFLKYLIQAAVESYPHIPVVMHQDHGQSPDVCRGAIDLGFSSVMMDGSLMADGKTISSYEYNLDVTRRVVGMAHPLGITVEGELGCLGSLETMKGDKEDGHGAEGTMTREQLLTDPEQAADFVKQTQLDALAIAVGTSHGAYKFTRKPTGDILSVQRIKEIHARLPNTHLVMHGSSSVPQELLAEIRQFGGDMKETYGVPVEELQEAIKFGVRKVNIDTDIRLAMTGAIRRFLAENPGKFDPREYLKPAREAAKKVCLARYEQFGTAGQASKIKAIPLSDMAARYAAGELKQLVK, from the coding sequence ATGGCCCTGGTTTCCATGCGTCAGCTCCTCGATCACGCCGCCGAACACGGCTACGGGATCCCCGCCTTCAACGTCAACAATCTGGAGCAGGTCCAGGCCATCATGGAGGCCGCCGCCCAGACCGACAGCCCCGTCATCATGCAGGCCTCGGCCGGCGCCCGAAAATATGCCGGCGAAGGCTTCCTGAAATACCTGATCCAGGCCGCCGTCGAGTCCTATCCGCACATCCCGGTCGTCATGCACCAGGACCACGGCCAGTCGCCCGACGTCTGCCGGGGCGCCATCGATCTGGGTTTTTCCAGTGTCATGATGGATGGCTCGCTGATGGCCGACGGCAAGACAATCTCTTCCTACGAATACAACCTGGACGTCACCCGACGGGTGGTGGGCATGGCGCATCCGCTGGGCATCACCGTCGAAGGCGAACTGGGCTGCCTGGGCTCGCTGGAAACCATGAAGGGCGACAAGGAAGACGGTCATGGCGCCGAGGGCACCATGACGCGTGAACAGCTGCTGACCGATCCGGAACAGGCCGCCGATTTCGTCAAGCAGACCCAGCTCGACGCCCTGGCGATCGCGGTCGGCACCAGCCACGGCGCCTATAAATTCACCCGCAAGCCCACTGGCGACATCCTGTCCGTGCAGCGGATCAAGGAAATCCACGCCCGTCTGCCGAACACCCATCTGGTGATGCACGGCAGCTCCAGCGTGCCCCAGGAACTGCTGGCCGAGATCCGCCAGTTCGGTGGCGACATGAAGGAAACCTACGGCGTGCCGGTGGAAGAGCTTCAGGAAGCCATCAAATTCGGCGTCCGGAAGGTCAATATCGACACCGACATCCGCCTGGCCATGACCGGCGCGATCCGTCGCTTCCTGGCGGAAAACCCCGGCAAGTTCGATCCGCGCGAATACCTGAAACCCGCGCGCGAAGCGGCAAAGAAAGTCTGCCTGGCCCGCTACGAGCAGTTCGGCACGGCGGGCCAAGCCTCGAAGATCAAGGCGATCCCCTTGTCCGACATGGCGGCGCGCTACGCGGCGGGCGAACTCAAGCAACTGGTGAAATAA
- the modB gene encoding molybdate ABC transporter permease subunit, with amino-acid sequence MSGLWVPLLLSLKVAGWATVLATVGGVAVAYGLSRWSSRASDVVDAFLTLPMVLPPTVTGYYLLVLFGRRGWLGAWLQSHGIELVFTWQGAVVAAAIVALPMVLKAARAAFLDVDHRLEQAAAVLGLSPAAVFFRVSLPLAGRGILAGVLLAFARALGEFGATLMVAGNIPGKTQTLSIAIYEAVQAGDDGTANILVLVTSATCVVVLCLAAWLMPGGRAARRARSAT; translated from the coding sequence ATGTCCGGTCTCTGGGTGCCCTTGCTGCTGTCCCTGAAAGTGGCCGGCTGGGCGACCGTCCTGGCGACGGTCGGCGGGGTTGCGGTCGCCTATGGCCTGTCGCGCTGGTCGTCGCGTGCCAGCGATGTGGTCGATGCCTTCCTGACCTTGCCGATGGTGCTGCCGCCCACCGTCACCGGCTATTACTTGCTGGTGCTGTTTGGCCGGCGCGGCTGGCTGGGGGCCTGGCTGCAGTCGCACGGCATCGAGCTGGTCTTCACCTGGCAGGGCGCCGTCGTGGCGGCGGCGATCGTGGCGCTGCCCATGGTGCTGAAGGCAGCCCGGGCGGCTTTCCTGGACGTGGACCATCGGCTGGAGCAGGCGGCCGCCGTGCTGGGGCTGTCCCCGGCGGCGGTGTTCTTTCGCGTCAGTCTGCCTCTGGCCGGGCGCGGCATCCTGGCCGGGGTGCTGCTGGCTTTCGCACGGGCCCTGGGGGAATTCGGCGCGACACTGATGGTGGCCGGCAATATCCCCGGGAAGACACAGACCCTGTCGATCGCCATCTACGAGGCGGTCCAGGCGGGTGATGACGGCACGGCCAATATCCTGGTGCTGGTGACCTCGGCGACGTGCGTCGTCGTGTTGTGTCTGGCGGCCTGGCTGATGCCGGGGGGGCGTGCCGCGCGCCGCGCCCGGAGCGCGACATGA
- the xerD gene encoding site-specific tyrosine recombinase XerD, with translation MAISPSPFPTIDAFLDALWLEDGLADNTLSAYRRDLTAFAHWLRAAQDRPPESAHREDIQAWLAAQHQQTKASTANRRLAALRRFYLWALRRSLCHEDPCLGLHSARQPARFPKTLSEAQVDALLEAPDTDTTLGLRDRAMLETLYATGLRVSELVHLTVQDTSLNDGVVRVVMGKGAKDRLVPLGAEALHWIERYLRESRPAILGARLCDALFATTRGAAMTRQAFWLLIRKYAHQADIRVPLSPHVLRHAFATHLLNHGADLRVVQMLLGHADISTTQIYTHVARERLKTLHAQHHPRA, from the coding sequence ATGGCTATTTCGCCTTCGCCCTTTCCCACGATCGATGCATTTCTGGATGCCCTATGGCTGGAAGACGGCCTGGCGGACAACACCTTGTCGGCTTACCGCAGGGACCTCACCGCATTCGCCCACTGGCTGCGGGCCGCGCAGGACCGCCCCCCCGAATCGGCGCACCGCGAAGACATCCAGGCCTGGCTGGCGGCGCAACACCAGCAGACCAAGGCGAGCACGGCCAACCGCCGTCTGGCGGCACTGCGCCGCTTCTACCTGTGGGCGCTGCGTCGCAGCCTGTGCCACGAAGACCCTTGCCTGGGCCTGCACAGCGCCCGCCAGCCCGCCCGTTTCCCCAAGACCCTGTCCGAAGCCCAGGTCGATGCCCTGCTGGAAGCCCCAGACACCGACACCACGCTGGGCTTGCGTGACCGCGCCATGCTGGAAACCCTGTATGCCACGGGCCTGCGCGTCAGCGAACTGGTGCACCTGACAGTGCAGGACACCAGCCTGAACGACGGAGTGGTGCGCGTGGTCATGGGCAAAGGCGCGAAGGACCGTCTGGTGCCGCTGGGCGCCGAAGCCCTGCACTGGATCGAACGATATCTGCGCGAAAGCCGCCCCGCCATCCTGGGGGCGCGTCTCTGCGATGCCCTGTTCGCCACGACACGCGGGGCGGCCATGACCCGCCAGGCGTTCTGGCTGCTGATCCGGAAATACGCCCACCAAGCCGACATCCGGGTCCCGCTCTCGCCCCACGTGCTGCGTCACGCCTTTGCCACCCATCTATTGAACCACGGCGCCGACCTGCGCGTCGTGCAGATGCTGCTGGGCCATGCCGACATCTCCACCACGCAGATTTACACCCACGTCGCCCGCGAGCGGCTGAAAACCCTGCACGCGCAGCATCACCCACGGGCATGA
- a CDS encoding endo alpha-1,4 polygalactosaminidase → MVSVLAVVGAWFRRGILWMPLVLWGLARPAGAADFSSIVFYYGGAAPVSELSRFDVAVLEPDHDFVPPPRGQGRTRWLAYVSVGEVLASRPYFAQMPRQWLAGRNDTWQARIIDQSAPGWSDFFVSRVAAPLWKAGYQGFFLDTLDSYQLLGKDAAMLERQRQGLVRLIRALRRAYPQAMLILNRGFELLPDLHDQVDAVAFESLYRGWSQAQGKYVVVSETDRAWLLGQTQTVREYGLPVVAIDYCPPEDHVCARDTAQRIRAHGIIPYVGDGHLQTVDVDVLP, encoded by the coding sequence ATGGTTTCTGTCCTGGCGGTCGTCGGTGCCTGGTTCCGGCGCGGGATCCTGTGGATGCCCCTGGTCCTTTGGGGGCTGGCCAGGCCTGCGGGCGCTGCGGATTTCTCCAGTATCGTGTTCTATTACGGTGGCGCGGCGCCAGTGTCCGAATTGTCCCGCTTCGATGTGGCTGTGCTCGAACCCGATCACGACTTCGTGCCGCCGCCGCGAGGGCAGGGTCGGACCCGCTGGCTGGCCTATGTCAGTGTGGGCGAGGTGTTGGCCTCGCGGCCCTACTTCGCCCAGATGCCACGGCAGTGGCTGGCGGGCCGCAACGATACCTGGCAGGCGCGGATCATCGATCAGTCGGCCCCAGGCTGGTCCGATTTTTTTGTTTCCCGCGTGGCGGCGCCTTTGTGGAAGGCCGGCTACCAGGGGTTTTTCCTGGATACGCTCGATTCCTATCAGTTGCTGGGAAAGGATGCCGCGATGCTGGAGCGTCAGCGCCAGGGACTGGTGCGGCTGATCCGTGCCCTGCGGCGGGCGTATCCGCAGGCCATGCTGATCCTGAACCGGGGTTTCGAACTGTTGCCCGATCTGCATGACCAGGTGGATGCGGTCGCCTTCGAATCCTTGTATCGCGGCTGGAGCCAGGCCCAGGGGAAGTATGTGGTGGTTTCCGAGACGGACCGGGCCTGGCTTCTGGGGCAGACGCAGACTGTCCGGGAGTACGGCCTGCCCGTGGTCGCCATCGATTACTGCCCGCCCGAGGATCATGTCTGTGCCCGGGACACCGCGCAGAGAATCCGTGCGCACGGCATCATCCCCTATGTCGGCGACGGGCACTTGCAGACGGTGGATGTCGATGTGCTGCCCTGA
- the mog gene encoding molybdopterin adenylyltransferase, producing MSATFPLQRSHPDQLIVGLVSVSDRASSGAYQDQGIPALSDWLGQALTQAPLIVSRLIPDEREGIAATLRELVDEARCDLVLTTGGTGPSRRDVTPEATLDVATREMPGFGEQMRQVSLKFVPTAILSRQVAVLRELPDHAALIINLPGQPKAIRETLEGLRGDDGVVQVPGIFAAVPYCLDLIGGPYVETHETVVRAFRPKSARRGA from the coding sequence ATGTCCGCTACCTTTCCCTTGCAGCGCAGCCACCCCGACCAGCTCATTGTGGGCCTGGTGTCCGTATCCGACAGGGCCTCGTCCGGCGCCTACCAGGATCAGGGCATTCCCGCCCTGTCCGACTGGCTGGGGCAGGCCCTGACACAGGCCCCGCTAATCGTGTCGCGGTTGATTCCCGACGAGCGCGAGGGCATCGCGGCCACCTTGCGCGAACTGGTCGATGAGGCGCGTTGCGATCTGGTGCTGACGACCGGCGGCACCGGCCCGTCCCGTCGGGACGTGACGCCGGAGGCCACTCTGGACGTGGCCACGCGCGAGATGCCTGGATTTGGCGAGCAGATGCGCCAGGTCAGCCTGAAGTTCGTGCCCACCGCGATCCTGTCGCGGCAGGTGGCCGTCCTGCGGGAACTGCCCGACCACGCCGCGCTGATCATCAATCTTCCCGGTCAGCCGAAGGCCATCCGTGAAACCCTGGAAGGTCTGCGAGGCGACGACGGCGTCGTTCAGGTGCCGGGTATCTTCGCCGCAGTGCCCTACTGCCTGGACCTGATCGGCGGCCCTTACGTGGAAACGCACGAGACCGTGGTCCGGGCCTTCCGGCCCAAGTCGGCCCGGCGCGGAGCCTGA
- a CDS encoding aminoacyl-tRNA deacylase, whose protein sequence is MSKTKHTSETPATHWLRQRKIPFGEHPYDYVDHGGAREAAHQLGVPPHQVAKTLIMEDEHGHPLVVLMHGDCEVSTKNLARQTGAKKIVPCTPDTAQRNSGYQVGGTSPFATRKQMPVWVEQTLLDYDTIYLNGGRRGYLISIASSVLTRELGGKPVQVALGDEH, encoded by the coding sequence ATGTCAAAGACCAAGCACACCTCTGAAACGCCGGCCACCCACTGGCTGCGGCAGCGGAAAATCCCGTTCGGCGAACACCCCTACGACTACGTGGACCACGGCGGCGCGCGCGAAGCGGCGCATCAGCTGGGGGTACCACCGCACCAGGTTGCCAAGACCCTGATCATGGAAGACGAGCACGGCCATCCGCTGGTGGTGCTGATGCACGGCGATTGCGAGGTTTCCACCAAAAACCTGGCGCGCCAGACCGGCGCCAAAAAAATTGTCCCCTGCACGCCGGACACGGCCCAGCGCAATTCCGGCTACCAGGTCGGCGGCACATCGCCGTTCGCCACGCGCAAGCAGATGCCCGTGTGGGTCGAGCAGACCCTGCTGGACTACGACACGATCTATCTGAACGGCGGGCGGCGCGGGTATCTGATCAGCATCGCATCCAGCGTGCTGACTCGGGAATTGGGAGGAAAGCCGGTGCAGGTGGCGCTAGGCGACGAACACTGA
- the pelF gene encoding GT4 family glycosyltransferase PelF, whose product MKHITARRGKQADIALLLEGTYPYVTGGVSSWVADMLRAYPQYRFAIVFIGGRAADYGAPRYALPDNVVHFEEVFLFDPDRQVPVDEPPRCPQAAMQRIFDLHDDFGLMGKETGIRLADVLPLIVPGGPVTEQLFLHGQQSWDEIRARYEQFCTDPSFTDYFWTVRIMHIPLWKLIRVAETLIPVKVCHAVSTGYAGFLGALLHIRRQIPLLLSEHGIYTKERQIDLFQSEWIHDNRSLLERNFVQVPYFQELWMRFFRTLGAMTYDAAAIVSALYEGNRARQIQDGAAPDRTRVIPNGIEIDRYRPLRDQRPAVAPPVAVLIGRVVPIKDVKMFIRAIFIGARRQADLQGWIVGPEDEDPDYVQECRALIAALGLQDRVQLLGFRDVREILPQAGLVVLSSISEGLPLVILEAYAAGVPVVATDVGACRELIEGQGSEDQAIGPSGRIVQMADSVGLSDAMLEMLGDPQAWRQAQQAGIERVERYYSRARMVDTYSRLYQDLGAGAGHHPKHQEAPWPE is encoded by the coding sequence ATGAAACACATCACAGCGCGCCGCGGCAAGCAGGCGGACATCGCCTTATTGCTTGAGGGTACGTACCCTTATGTGACGGGGGGCGTCTCTTCCTGGGTGGCCGACATGTTGCGGGCGTATCCGCAGTACCGCTTTGCCATTGTGTTCATCGGCGGCCGGGCGGCGGATTACGGAGCGCCGCGCTATGCGCTGCCCGACAACGTCGTCCATTTCGAGGAGGTTTTCCTGTTCGATCCGGATCGCCAGGTTCCCGTGGATGAGCCGCCGCGATGTCCGCAGGCCGCCATGCAGCGGATTTTCGATCTGCACGATGATTTCGGCCTGATGGGAAAGGAAACCGGGATCCGGTTGGCCGATGTGTTGCCGCTGATCGTTCCCGGCGGGCCCGTCACCGAGCAGCTCTTCCTGCATGGACAGCAATCCTGGGACGAAATACGGGCGCGTTACGAACAATTCTGCACCGATCCGTCGTTCACGGATTATTTCTGGACTGTGCGGATCATGCACATTCCTCTCTGGAAGCTGATTCGGGTGGCCGAGACCCTGATTCCGGTCAAAGTCTGTCACGCGGTGTCGACGGGGTATGCGGGATTTTTGGGGGCGCTGCTGCATATCCGGCGGCAGATCCCCTTGCTGTTATCCGAACACGGGATTTATACGAAGGAACGCCAGATCGATCTGTTCCAGAGCGAATGGATTCACGACAACCGGTCGCTGCTGGAGCGCAATTTCGTGCAGGTCCCGTATTTCCAGGAACTCTGGATGCGCTTTTTCCGCACGCTGGGGGCGATGACCTATGACGCCGCGGCAATTGTTTCGGCCCTGTACGAGGGCAATCGAGCGCGTCAGATACAGGATGGCGCCGCACCGGACCGGACCCGCGTGATTCCCAACGGCATCGAGATCGATCGCTATCGGCCTTTGCGGGACCAGCGGCCTGCCGTGGCTCCCCCGGTGGCCGTGCTGATCGGCAGGGTCGTGCCGATCAAGGATGTCAAGATGTTCATCCGCGCGATCTTCATCGGCGCGCGTCGACAGGCTGATCTCCAGGGCTGGATCGTCGGTCCGGAGGATGAGGATCCCGATTACGTGCAGGAATGCCGGGCGTTGATTGCCGCGCTGGGGTTGCAGGACCGCGTGCAGCTACTGGGTTTTCGCGACGTGCGCGAAATTTTGCCGCAGGCCGGTCTCGTCGTGCTCAGTTCGATCAGCGAGGGTTTGCCGCTGGTGATCCTGGAGGCCTATGCGGCAGGCGTACCGGTGGTGGCGACCGACGTCGGAGCCTGTCGCGAACTGATCGAAGGACAGGGATCGGAAGACCAGGCGATCGGCCCGTCGGGCCGGATCGTCCAGATGGCGGATTCTGTTGGGCTGTCCGACGCCATGCTCGAGATGCTGGGCGACCCGCAGGCTTGGCGCCAGGCGCAGCAGGCAGGCATCGAACGCGTCGAGCGCTATTACTCGCGCGCCCGCATGGTCGACACGTATTCGCGCCTCTATCAGGATCTCGGCGCCGGGGCGGGCCATCATCCGAAGCACCAGGAGGCGCCATGGCCGGAATAG
- a CDS encoding ATP-binding cassette domain-containing protein: MSLDVDIRCQVGGQDGFLLRPRWRTDARRVALFGPSGAGKTLTMQAIAGLLRPTQGRIVVDGRVLFDHAAGIDVPPRERCLAYLFQDYALFPYLTVRQNIGFGLQRGWLNWHGWTFPGHRADSGDVRWWFGRRSLPAAAQRWVRAFHLGGLLGRYPAELSGGQRQRVALARALSTDPGLLLLDEPLSALDADLRARMRAELAQLQRDIDIPTVLITHDPADVEALADQVFHIAQGEIRGQESVAGSQRFPQAATGGR, from the coding sequence ATGAGCCTCGACGTCGATATCCGGTGCCAGGTCGGTGGGCAGGACGGCTTCCTGCTGCGGCCGCGCTGGCGAACCGATGCCCGACGTGTGGCCCTGTTCGGGCCGTCCGGGGCTGGCAAGACGCTGACGATGCAGGCGATTGCCGGCCTGCTGCGGCCCACGCAGGGGCGGATCGTGGTGGACGGACGGGTGTTGTTCGACCATGCCGCAGGCATCGACGTCCCGCCGCGCGAGCGGTGTCTGGCCTATCTGTTCCAGGACTATGCCCTGTTCCCGTATCTTACCGTCCGCCAGAACATTGGCTTTGGTCTGCAGCGAGGCTGGCTGAACTGGCATGGCTGGACGTTTCCGGGGCACCGCGCCGACAGCGGTGACGTTCGCTGGTGGTTCGGCCGGCGCAGCCTGCCGGCGGCGGCGCAGCGCTGGGTGCGAGCCTTCCACCTGGGTGGGCTGCTGGGGCGTTACCCGGCCGAACTATCCGGTGGCCAGCGTCAGCGGGTGGCGCTGGCGCGGGCCTTGTCCACCGACCCGGGGCTGCTGCTGCTGGACGAACCGTTGTCGGCGCTGGATGCGGATCTGCGTGCCCGGATGCGGGCGGAACTGGCCCAGCTGCAGCGGGATATCGATATCCCGACCGTCCTGATCACGCATGACCCGGCCGACGTCGAGGCGCTGGCCGATCAGGTTTTCCATATTGCCCAGGGCGAGATCCGCGGACAGGAATCCGTGGCCGGGTCGCAGCGATTTCCGCAGGCTGCCACAGGCGGGCGCTGA
- the pelG gene encoding exopolysaccharide Pel transporter PelG has protein sequence MAGIGFELRRILARDTLGSTIKAYFYAGMISSGPFILSILGTLLIGLLTTSVVDPPAKVAQFQVSVTYLIAVSLILSGCFQLAFTRFMSDRLFARQDNLVLPCYNGVCLAVTLLCGGVGLVLTFTAFSGQSWAYRILMLMGLVTLGNIWMAVIFLVSVKQYRSILLIFAIGYGLAVLCSVGLHRYGTEGLLGGVVIGHLALLLGANGLIWYNYPSDHYLSSGFFRRDALYYSLVFVGLFFNLGVWVDKFMFWYSSAGQDVIGPLRASLIYDIPIFLAYLSVIPGMAMFLLRIEADFVEYYHAFYQAILDGGTLAEIDLMHGNMVRSAREGLYEILKIQALVCLLIVAFGRPLLQVLGISDLYMPLLQIDVVAAGLQVLFLGVMNIFFYLDRRDIVLWLSALFLVLNAGLTGLTLWLGPAYFGFGFAGALLIVSVVAVYCLDRCFGRLQFRTYMMQQYG, from the coding sequence ATGGCCGGAATAGGATTCGAGTTGCGCAGGATTCTTGCGCGCGACACGCTTGGCAGCACGATCAAAGCCTATTTTTATGCGGGGATGATCAGCTCGGGCCCGTTCATTCTGTCAATTCTGGGAACCCTGCTGATCGGTCTGCTGACGACCTCCGTGGTCGATCCGCCAGCCAAGGTCGCGCAATTTCAGGTGTCGGTCACGTATCTGATCGCGGTCAGCCTGATTTTGTCCGGTTGTTTTCAGCTGGCCTTTACCCGCTTCATGTCGGATCGCCTGTTCGCGCGTCAGGATAACCTCGTGCTGCCTTGCTACAACGGCGTGTGCCTGGCGGTGACCCTTCTGTGCGGCGGGGTCGGCCTGGTATTGACGTTCACGGCCTTTTCCGGGCAATCGTGGGCGTATCGTATCCTGATGTTGATGGGGCTGGTGACCTTGGGCAATATCTGGATGGCGGTGATTTTCCTGGTCAGCGTCAAGCAATATCGTTCGATCCTGCTGATCTTCGCCATAGGCTACGGACTGGCCGTCCTGTGTTCCGTGGGTTTGCACCGCTACGGCACTGAAGGCCTGCTGGGGGGCGTCGTGATCGGGCATCTCGCGCTGCTTCTGGGCGCCAATGGGTTGATCTGGTACAACTATCCGTCGGACCATTATTTGAGCAGCGGTTTTTTCCGTCGAGACGCCTTGTATTACAGCCTGGTGTTCGTGGGGTTGTTCTTCAACCTGGGCGTCTGGGTCGACAAGTTCATGTTCTGGTATTCGTCCGCGGGACAGGATGTCATCGGGCCGCTGCGCGCCTCGTTGATCTACGATATTCCGATTTTTCTCGCCTATCTGTCCGTCATACCGGGCATGGCGATGTTCCTGCTGCGGATCGAGGCTGACTTTGTCGAGTACTACCATGCGTTCTATCAGGCGATTCTCGATGGTGGAACATTGGCGGAGATCGATCTGATGCATGGCAATATGGTCCGCAGCGCCCGGGAAGGGCTCTATGAAATCCTCAAGATCCAGGCGCTGGTCTGCCTGCTGATCGTGGCCTTCGGCCGGCCGCTGCTGCAGGTGCTTGGGATCTCCGACCTGTACATGCCTTTGCTGCAGATCGACGTGGTGGCCGCCGGCCTTCAGGTGCTGTTCCTGGGGGTGATGAACATCTTCTTTTATCTTGATCGGCGGGATATCGTCTTGTGGCTGAGCGCGCTGTTTCTGGTGCTGAATGCCGGCCTGACGGGGCTGACCCTGTGGCTCGGCCCCGCCTATTTCGGTTTCGGATTCGCTGGCGCGCTGCTGATCGTTTCGGTGGTCGCCGTTTACTGCCTGGACCGCTGCTTTGGCCGCTTGCAGTTTCGAACCTACATGATGCAGCAATATGGCTAG
- the modA gene encoding molybdate ABC transporter substrate-binding protein, producing MPFHRVLIAGVLSCAMVPVMAGEVLVSGAASLTNAFKDLASRYEAAHPGTKVLTTFGASDVVLRQIIEGAPADVFASADQKAMDKAAAAEAIDPATRVNFVRNEIVLVVPADNPRHIGSLKDLEKPEVKRIALGNPDSVPVGRYARVALEKAGAWDAVQSREILGQNVRQVLSYVERGEVDAGFVFATDAAVMRDKVKVVRTVDTPEPVVYPIALVRRDGLAPEAAGFLKYVVSPDGQAVLARYGFARP from the coding sequence ATGCCGTTTCACCGTGTGTTGATTGCAGGGGTTTTGTCCTGCGCCATGGTCCCCGTCATGGCGGGCGAGGTACTGGTATCGGGGGCCGCCAGCCTGACCAATGCATTCAAGGATCTGGCATCCCGGTACGAGGCCGCCCATCCGGGCACGAAGGTGCTGACTACGTTCGGGGCTTCGGATGTCGTGTTGCGCCAGATTATCGAAGGGGCGCCGGCCGACGTTTTTGCGTCCGCCGACCAGAAGGCCATGGACAAGGCGGCCGCCGCCGAGGCGATCGACCCGGCCACCCGGGTGAACTTTGTGCGCAACGAAATCGTGCTGGTCGTGCCGGCCGACAATCCACGTCACATCGGGTCGCTGAAGGATCTGGAAAAACCCGAGGTCAAGCGGATCGCGCTGGGCAACCCGGATTCGGTGCCGGTGGGCAGGTATGCCCGCGTGGCGCTCGAAAAGGCCGGCGCCTGGGATGCGGTTCAGTCGCGCGAGATCCTGGGCCAGAACGTGCGTCAGGTACTCAGCTATGTCGAGCGTGGCGAGGTGGACGCCGGGTTCGTGTTCGCCACCGATGCCGCCGTCATGAGGGACAAGGTCAAGGTCGTGCGGACCGTCGACACGCCCGAACCGGTGGTCTATCCGATCGCGCTGGTGCGGCGCGACGGCCTGGCGCCGGAAGCCGCCGGCTTCCTGAAATATGTCGTCTCGCCGGACGGCCAGGCTGTGCTGGCGCGATATGGGTTTGCCAGGCCCTGA